In Daphnia magna isolate NIES linkage group LG5, ASM2063170v1.1, whole genome shotgun sequence, the sequence ATTATGTCGTAATGTATTCATGTAGTCCATTAAATTTGACTGAATGTCTAAGAGTGTGTCCTTGAATACGTCATGGAAATGAAAGCATTTGAATAACGCAATCAAAATCCAGATTTCTTTGCAGTTGCTTTCTTTGTACAACATTAATTATTGAATTTTGAGTTTCCCGCTTTAAGTTtttttgcacttttttcgTATTCGTATGGAGATCTTGCACCCAATGCCGTACCTCACGGGTGAACTGAGTTGTGCATATTTGAAGATGGGCTGTGGGATATCTAATATCCAAAGGCTTATAATTATCTTTTTTGCATCTGTTTCTTTATGTACACATACCGACTTTCGTTagatcttatttttttgtgtgtgctctGAACGTGTACAATATGGACTACACGGACCTTTCCTCCTTCTGCTCGGCCGTTCTGTGAATTTTGGCACAGGTCGACATTGGATACGCACAGTGTCTTTTGCCTTCAATTATTTCGGAAGCGAACCAGCAAGGGACCGCGCGTAAACagattccccccccccctttctaCGTCCTAATCGCCTTCAACGTACATCACCAATGGGAAAAGGGAAACCCAACTAGAAATCCGAGTTTTTACTTGAGATTTGGTTGCTCTTCCTTGACAATCGTGCCCTGAAAATTTATGGGAAATAATAACAAGGCCATCAGGAATCAAATTGTCGTTTGaacttttttctgtttaataTGCGCAACTCTGTGCGGGCGAGGAGCATGTACATATTTATGGCCTGTAGCGCAACAGCATTGGAGCTCGAGAGTTTTCACCATGAAAACGGTGGATCGGCGTAGCAAAGTTCTCAgtgtaggggagagtggggctagttggcaggagggcaagtttgcaattcctaatttagaagaattgtgtgaaagaggttttattgaaataattcatagtcaaagatgtttattgtgcgcacatttgtgcaaagttttataaatttatcccaaataatttagaaaatagaaaataacgaaattttttgcgtcaaatccacaatagttgcgtgcttggtattcatcaattttatcttttcttggtatgcatataatttttaaaaaatattagttttatagaaaattgtgtcctctattgaactgtaacaatggatttgttttaatcaattataaaggagtaataaaaatttgtatttgaataaaccccgggttggggcaagttgatacattgcaagatggggcatgtcggcataggcattatacatgcatatgtatagtacatggcctgtccaaatgtcagggaattgtaagtcgaatttttgctagatatgacttatggtgaacagtggtatgcattagaggccaaaatttggcacattttaggtgtttcactttatacgatgttcacctgtaaaatgtttgcctgaattatgtacattattttttattttttgcatttaaggctatttaatctttatgtaagttatcacaacttatttctgagtttcccactctaaaataactatgggatttttgtttattgtaattttattctagtttgtttacaacatcaacatttcactgaaatccgtatttgaaatacatggggccaacttaccccactaccactgccaacttaccccgttagtggggcatgtaggcaatttttttttgaacgttgatttcgatataaattcttcaacgtagatcaaattaaaaaatagcacaagaaagctggttatctgagctttcttttacaattttttgggtgtcaaaatatgaaaaattaaagaaaccagagaagaaatttaaaaaattgtaccaactagccccaccctcccctactcTGTAACATCGTAGGTCATACGCTAATTTCCCGAGGGACTACAATTCCAGCacactttttttctatttcacaTGCGTAGTTTCACATTTTGAATGCATAAATAATTGTCGTTCGTGAATCGGAAATTTCGTTGAAATCTGAAACATTTAGATATACCATTGGAAGGAAACTAAACGAAATTCGATTGTCTAGTTGTAAGGAATAGTTGTTGCATGATGAACGCTCCTATTTGTATTCATAGCCAGGCTCGTGCGGGAAGTAGCGGTAGCGATGGCAAATCTTAAAAGTAGTACTAGCATTTTCCACTCGTgttcttcccttttttctttccttcttttcatTCTCCGCTTTCTCCGGCAATTTGACTATAATAAGGAGCAAGGAAGCAATTTTCCACTCGATAGGATCACTTCGTCCACTTTTTTCTGTCTCCTCTTCATTTTCTCGCTACGCCGCGGAAATCGATCGGCTCGGCAGTTTTTCCCGGACGTCATTCGTTGTTATTGACAGTGTGGAAATTGTAACTTGTCTTTTGGATTGTTATACATTACAGCCCTGAGGGGATGGCATATCGGCCCAATACGGCTACTGATTGGGAGAAAACGCGCAAACTATGCCTCCGGGCGAATCGATAAATACCGCCGTCTTTGTATGAACGTATGCCAACTTTGTCATAGGTATGCGGCGTAAACTCTCTATTATTAATACCTGGGTAATTTCACAAGCGCTGCTCTGTACGTTGGTCCTGTCTATGAGAAAGTACATTTTTGGATCGTATTCAATTATTCAGGACTCTATTAACTTATGTGAATACTGAATAACTCATCCTGCCGTCACTCCAATCATCTTCAATTTCTGTACCAACGAATATCGTCAGAGCTCagaggtgggggggggggaattatAGAATTCCGGTCTATAATCTACGATTCAAAGGTCTTATTAAAGATTCTGATGCATCCTGGATGATTAAACGGCACTCCAGTATAATGTACATGGGTGAACGTGTCTCGTCATATTAATCGGAGCCCTAGATTTAAGTAAAAGTTTACATgtttttggccttttttttaaagcaaagttTTAGAGTTGTTGTTGAATGTACATGTGTAATCTTTTTCGGGGAATTTCATTTATAGTTGATTGAAGTTGGCGAATGAGAGTGCGATTCGGTGGGATGGTTCATTGGGGAATAAACGTCTATGGCCTCCAGTTTATTACGTACGACCGTGTCGTGATGCGAGTCCCGAAATTTAAATGAAACCCCTGCATAAATAATCAAAGAGTGGGCGAGAGACGGCCAAAGGGAAATAATAATGAAGAGTCCATAGAGAGGGTACTAAATACGCAGAAACAATAAAGAAGTGTACACACCAATTCTCGTCAAAGCCTCAGCTTGGGAAAAATCTTCCATCTACTCCGCTTTTTATCCAtccagtttcttctttttctcaagATTGCGCGCACGGATCGACTTGAAAGAGAAGCAACTGAGTGccggaggaggaggaggggggaGATGATGGCCATCAAAGTGTCTTTGTCCAACTAAAATATAGATAGGAGGAGCATAGAAACAGTGTCTAGAGGTTATGTTGGAAGTGATCCAACAGATTTGCTTTGCTCCGCAATCAAAACAAACAGTTTATTCCGGCATTCACAATTTTCGTTCCAAATGGATCTCGGTCTTTCTTCTCCTTTCCCTTCCGTCCgtaggagaaaaaaaaatgttggtcCCAGCTTCTCCTTTTCGGTTTCACTTGCCGGTTTACCCAGCACGTACCCCGAATGGTCAGGTTAAATGGCTGCAGATAAATTAGCCGGGCACGCCCATCGATTCCATTCACATGTTCTCAGAGTGCTGTTAGCTGGTCTCTATATCCCTTTGGGCTGAGTGCTGTACAGGTCTTTGCTCCGCCTGAGAATATTCCATCGTCGATCCAGCTGCTGGATCGACAAGAAAACATCCTCTTGATTTCGCCCCCCATTTCCTTcctgtttttcctttttattttttgcgaTGGGACAGCAAGTATTCCAGGCAGTCAGCAGACAACTCCACAGATGGTCTCgactttaaaaatattcttGATCTTAATGTAACAAATTATTATATTGCTCGTGTATCTCACTTCTTGCGTTCAACAGACaggtgaaaaaaattatttataaacAGAAAATGTGGTGTACCTTTTTTTAACTAGAAAGTTTTCAGACGTTGATAATCCGTGAATCCCAGGCCTGTTAGAGATCATGACTAATTTGTGTAACTCGTGAGACATAGTTATCCATCAAAATAAATACTTTTGATAAGGAGTAAGGACTCCtatttgaagaaaacaaatttaaattctGCCGCTAAGCTGCAACGCTGCCGAATTTCAGAAAATTGTACCGAATGGTACCATACACTTTGAGTCATCTAGCGGGTAAAGTTGCAAACaaattgaatatacttgtggAACAGAATATTTATGATACAGTTTTTTATGTGAAAAATTTAGTGTGGTTTCGCTTAAAACAATATTCATGTGCTACATAGTATCTTTGCAACGAAGTTCTAATGAGACATATATTTAAGATACGCTTTCTTTATACTACACATATAACTTTAAGTTCTTATGAGAAATTTTACTTAAAGAGCTAGTTATTTACGGTATAGTTTAGAGTTACTACATAATCAAAATATCAgtggtattttttatttatggaaTATTTTACTTTCAACACTGTATATTTATGAGAGTAAAAAAAGTTGTTATTAATATCAAACTTTTACTAGTGCGATTCCGTCACTCTGAGATGTATCACCTTAtgaaattatttaataatgGCCATTTGTTTCAAAGAAATTAGTCAAGTTTTtcagaatttttaaaatttctacTGAACATTATCATTTGGAAAACGTTTTACTACTGATACACTGTTGCGAATGTCAAATATACTATTGATACAAATTTCTAAAGTACGATACTTAAGAAACTTTTTACTAGTGCGATTCCGTCACAGTGATACGCACCCTTTACGTTATTATGAAAAATTTTACTAAAAGAGCAAGTTATTTACGAGTATAGTTTACAGTTactaaagaataaaaatataaatgatATCTTTTATTTATGAAACACTTTACTTTCAACACTATGTATTTATGAGcaaaaaaaagctgttattaaTGGCAACCTTTACTAGTGCGATTCCGTCACTCTGAGATGCACCCTCTGACTGTTGGGGGAAAACGGCGGGTGTTTGCTCAGGGGGTTAAAAGATTCCCCGCTAGGTTCTCTAGTCTATCAAGCTGATCGATTACAGAGGTGATAGGAAAAAACACGTTtattcattttatataataattAATTGCCAGTCCATCTGCTAGAAAAGGGAATGCATGAAAGCTTCATTTTATTCCCAATTTTTAAGAACCAAAATCATCAAGATAGTGCAATTTGGGAATGTTTTATTTACGTtaaaaattatctttttatttaaaatagcGCCTTTGCAACGTTGCCTAACTTGTTAGTTTATCCCTGAgggatttagtttactaaattacCGAAGGTTTAGGCACAGACTAAGATTAGAAAGACGGCTATCTCCAATACAGCCATCAGGATAATGCTCGTGACTCCCGCTGCGGCGCTGCGAACGGTTTAGAGGAGACTTTTCGGTGAATTTTCCTTTATCCCTACTGATTAGAGTCTTCACACaccttaattttaaaaattgactATTTGTgctaaatttttactttttcctgTGTAATTTTGTTCGTGACTTCTTgacagtgtatcgtatttgacgaaaacaatcaaatatttgtcaaataaaatacatCAAATACGTATTTTAATCGGTATTTTATTTGAGGTGTTTTTTCTAAagttttatttggtattttatttgacagaactaattttatttggcaaataccaaatacaataccAAATACTTTCTTTTCAAGACGAATTGACAACGCCGTGCATCTAGCAGACGAAATAATCGctgaaaaattaaaagtgTTCAATAACAAAAAGATGTTCCCAAAAAGGCAGGCCACGGTCAGAGGCTCTCGTAGGCTTCCATCAACACCTCGAGGTCGAGGTAGGGCCAGAGGAACACCCCTGTTAAGCCGCTCAAGTAACTCAATCACATTAGGTAAAACCCAATTTCttattaacaaaaattaaaatcttaaaacaaaaatgatctTATTGACGTAACAGAAATATTAGTTGTTTCTTTTAAGCGAGTTTGAAAGCTGTCATTACTTTATTAACCTGTATTTCTAGCCACTAGTCAAGAAGAAGATGTAGCTGGGCCTTCTGGGGAAGAAGTGGTACCTAACGAAGAAgtggtttcttcttttcggcTTCCATCAACACCTCAAGGTAGGGCCAGAGGTAGACCCCCGTTAAGCCGTTCATCACCTAACTCAATCACATTAGGTAACGCAAATTAACtacaaatgcaattttttacATTACAAAGCATAGTGATTTTTACAATCTTTATTTCCAGACACTAGTCCAGAAGAAGATGTAGCTGGGCCTTCTTTGGAAGAAAATATAGCTAGCGAAGAAGATGATTGTGATGAAGAGTCTGTAGATGTGGAGGCCAGTCTGCAGCAGCGTGAACCTGAACCACCTCCAGGGTCAACGCCGATTCCACTTACCAGACAATCGACCTGGCCATTGTGGCGGACAGAGTGCTTTCGCAATTGGTCTGAAACTGAAAACGGAAAAGTTCATGCCATCTGCAAGTTATGCAACGTTTTCTTCATGGGCTCATGGAAAGCTTTCAGCAACTTTTCGCTTCATTTGAGTCGAGTTCACATGGAATTATTCAACAAGTTCCTCAAGTCCTCCAACACGTCTCGCCAATTACCAATCACCGCTTTTGCCAGAGAAAGGAACGTCAGCTCTAGTCACCAAGCCAAACTGGACAAGTACTTGACAAGAGCTTTTGTAACGGGAAACATTCCGCTCCTTTTCACTCGTAATGAAGACTTTATCAAGTTTCTGAAGGTAAAAGATTTGTCCATTAACGAAACTTGTTTGATTTTCTAATTtcagaaatttatttattcatacAGCTCGGAATTCCTGGCTTTGTCCCCCCTACTGATTTTACAATGAGAAGAAGGCATGTTCCAAACGAATACGACTGCATCAAAAAAGTTGTGGAGGCAAAGATCGGGCAGTGCACAGCGGTAACCATTATCTTAGATATCTGGTCGTCGAAACGCATGTGCGGTTTTATTGGTTTCAATCTCGAAGCTGTAACGAAGACCTTCGAGATGTTCACTGCCTTCCTCTGCATTCGACATATGACAGGCAGGCACACTGGTGAAGCCATTCTTGCGGAATACGAGGAAGTTCTTAAAGAGTGGAATATCGACCCCTCTCTGGTAAGGCTtcctattttttaattaataatattGTAACGAATAACGAGCATTCTTTGTTTAGGTTGTAAGGGTTGTGACCGATAACGGATGGAACATGATCAAAGCCTTCAAGGTTCAGTTCCCTAAACCCTCTGATCCAATTCCACAGTCGTTTGATGACTCCCTTGAATCGCCTTTGATTGAACAGGCAGATGAGATGGTTCAATTGGAACTTTCGGATTCTACTTCTGGGGCCTTGACTGAGTTGTTATCTATCGATCcagatgatgatgaagagTGGCTGGGATTAAACAAAGACCTAGACGACAGCTATTTAAACGTTCCCAGAAAGACAACTTCTCGTACAGGACCTTGGCAGGATGAAGCAGGTTTCGGTCATTCTTCTTCATGGCAATCGACTTTTCAGATGAGTAGCAAACTTCGAGAGTCCTGCAAAGCTCATGATATTCAGCTCGTTGTTGAAGACGGACTAAAAGTTCTTGATGTGAGTGGAATATAGCTTGTTTTCTTACTTCAAAATGTTTATATTGTgggttcttttaattttttcagcaAACAGCAGTTAGTGCTGTTAAGCGCGCTGGGGATATTATCAACTCAATCCGAAAAAGTGTGACCGATACCGAAGTTGTTTTTAATGCAGTCAAGTTCCGATTGGTCGCCAAAAACGCAACTCGGTGGAACTCTCTGCTGTTCTCACTTCAGTCACTTGTCAAGGCCCTTGATGCTGACCCCCAGATTCAGTCTCGCCTGAACGCAACCAAAGACAACAAGCGAAAGCTGTCAGCTGTGGATATAAAGATACTGAAGGAGATAATCTTAATTCTGATCCCGTTTCAAGAAGCAACCGATGAACTTCAGGGTGACTACGAAACCATCGGCTCCGTAATTCCGGTCTACTTAGACTTGTCCAACAAAGTTTCATTGACTTCTTTTAATGTCAatggcaattttgttttgaacccGGACTGTCCTCTTGCTGGTAAGATCTCTCATTGCAAAGGTCTGGTAGAGGCACTTAAAGCTTCCCTACACAAGAGGCTGTCATATGTCTTAAACGACACTGTCTACATCTTAGGTTGGTGCCAAAAACAATCCAGAATAACTATCTTATCCGTGAGCTGGTAAAATAATGTTTCCTGAATTTTATGACAGGTGCTATTCTCGATCCGCGTTTCAAAACGGATTGGATTGCTAGTTCTCCCCTTAACGAAGAAGACGTTCTCGATTGCGTAAAATCTGAACTTGTGTATCGCTTTCGTCAGATGAAAGACGAATAAACGATCGTTCCAGATGGGCACTCACCGGGTTCACCTCTACCAAACCAAAACCAAACCAGCAACGACTCTCCAACCGGTCAGCCAGCATCAAAAAGGTCGAAGCCGTCAATGCCTGTGCGGCAACTTTTCAGTTCTTTAAAAAGAACACCTCGACCCCCTTCTGGTGCTTCAACATCAAAAGTACTAGAAGACTTCGAGTTGTACCTGTCCGATCCAATTTGCCTGATGGAAGAATTGATCGATGAGAAGAATCCAGAGGCAGGATATCGTCCATTGCGACCATTGAAATTTTGGCTGAAAAGTAGGCATCGATTTCGAGTCCTTTCTTTTATTGCCCGCGACGTTTTGGGCATAGCAGCCTCATCCGGAAGCATTGAGAGGGCTTTCAGTACCGCAATGGACATCTTTGGGATCAAGAGCGTCAATATGAAGACGGATATGCTCAATCAGCGTATGTTCATCAAGCGAAACAAAAACTTTACGGTCTGAACTGTTGCttttctgaagattgttgtTTGATATCCAAGTTTAAAGTAATTTCAATACACAATCAAtgatatattaaaaaatgaagttgaaatgtccttttttctaaaaagtatttggtattttattttatttggtattttatttgaCCATTTAAGTAACACCAGAAgtatttggtattttatttggtattttatttgattttatttggtatttgacATTTGAGATTATCAAATGCATTTGAGACGTTCTCCATTTTCAAATACAGTATTTTATATTTGAAAATACCGTACTTTTCatcaaatacgatacactgctTCTTGACCATGTATTGAAATTGTCAAAAAGATTGGTTTTTTGAACGGTGCCTtaaaaaattggttttatcagagtcatagaaccctagTTGGTTCACTATGGCATTCCAACCCTTGCAAAAAAGGGATACCTTGTGCAAGCCATATGGCAGTTTTTGCTCCGACGCTTGCACTGCCTCTACCGGGCTTGTTAGGCATTCGCCAATCACAATATCCCTTTGTAAAACAACTGGGCCAATTGCGAAGGATTTTACTTAGCCATCAAGTTTGGGAGGAGTCTCTAACATAAACACAGAGAATTTTCTAAGTCTTTAAAGTGAAACCGCCAAACACAAGACAAACAATCACAAATTGATATTGTTCaaatgtgttttaaatttttttttcaaatacattCGTAAAAAGAGCATACGGCACAGGTTTAAATTAGTTTATAGCTTTATCTGTGAATTACAAACACTTAACAGGTACAGAAAGTTGATGGAAAAGTGACTTATGTCACTTAACTTGTAGCAAACAAGGAAACTGGTAAGTTATGGAGACTTATCAACTGAACTAATCATTGAACAAAAAACTGGTAAAGTTATGAGAAAGTGATTTAGTGAGTGAACTGTAACGAACAAAGGAACTGGTAAACTGATGGAAAAGTGATTCATGTCACTGAAGTGGTAACGAACAAAAAACATTAAGCATGTTTTGATAATTTGGCATTGGAAACTTTTACAGCTTTTGACTGCGATAACATCAAATTCTTCAAGCGAACTGACTCGAAATGGTAACGGACGCCAACATATTCTCTTATTAGGTAAGGGAGATGGTGATCACGGTGTATATCACAGAACAGTTTTAATATTTGagcttttgaaatttttgggATGCATTCTTCAAATGAATTTTCAGCATACATCTGACCAATCGGATTGAAATGAGATTCAATTATTGACTCATTTACCCAttgggttctatgactctggttttATAGACATTCTTTCTCGCTTATTTTGTGACGATTTATAATTAATCGTGAAACGCTGGATTCTTGTGTTGTTGGGAAAGAAGGACAATTTAGGCGCCAAATGAAATAGTCTTATTAGTAGTGGTCGTCTTAGTCTTAGTCAGCCGTACCATGGCAAAGCAGCTTAAATAGAATAATAGTTTTTACAAATGTGTCGTGATTTGTTCAACTAAAATTGTTGTCCAAGGACCAGAGATGCCGGaatattgtttcatttaaggttGTCCTAATAATTATCGTGGGAAGAAAACCTTGGGTGCTGCTACTAATGTAATAAATCCCAAAAAATTAAGATTATTTTATGTACCAAAGGACGACATTTTAAAGGAAATCTGGTctgagaaaaaaatgaaattccgATCAATGGCACTGACTTACAAAAAACTTCTAGGTTGTGTCTTGTGTGAATTTCActttaaagaagaagacatcataAAAGAAGATAAATTTATCATTGATGGACAAGTAAAATGTATTCCACGacaaaattggaaattaaaaaatgatgCTTATCCACAGATTTTCCCATGTAAGAAATAATAACCAACTTACCATTGATTAGGTGTATCAGTcaccaaaaagaaatgatgacaGCTGCCATTTTCCAATATCTCATTTTACGTTTCAGGtgtttttcaaaagtaaaaTTCATTGAGATCgtcgaacaaaaaaaaaaaaaaaaacagaatcacaTGCTCAGATGAAAAAAAACTTGCCAAATTTGTTCGGCGTTAacattatttcatttttacgatACAATGTTGTGATAAAAGATGTAAATATGCGATATGTCAAACAgtcaaaataaagaaagtcAATTTAATGATGAAATTCGTAACATATTGATTAATTTAATGAATAACATAATATTTCTGGGTTTTGTTACTTTATTCGTACAACATAAATATCATAATTTACACATCGCGCCTAAATTATCATAAATTCCAAACGACACAAGAATAAAGCGATTCACGATTCACTATAAATCGTCACAAAATAAGCGAGAAAGGGTGTctataaaaccaattttttaAGGCACCGTTAAATAAACCAATCtttttgacattttcaataCATGATGAAGAAGTCACGAACAAAATTACAcaggaaaaagtaaaaatttagcACAAATagtcaattttttaaattaaggtGTGTGAAAACTCTAATCAGTAGGGATAAAggaaaattctccaaaaaggCTCCTCTAAACCGTTCGCAGCGCCGCAGCGGGAGTCACGAGCATTATCCTGACGGTTCCTCTCAGCCCTATAGGGACAATCGTGGTATTTCCCCTCTTAGTCTGTGGTTTAGGGGCCTTTAACGAAGCACAACTTACAATAGGCTCCTCTTCCAGATAGGGACCTGAAAAggtttattggaattttttccaCCAATAGGAATGAAGGAGAGCGAAAAAACAGCATTAACCATATTTTAAAGCTGAAATTAGTAGATTTAAATTATGACAAAGGTAACAAATGATAATGCACGCCCTTTTATTGTCTTAATTGTTAAACTATGTGACAACTAGAATCTTTTTCGTATACAACAAAGTCAACAATCGGCCATTTTGTACTGTTTGGGGTGTTTCAACTTTTGGAAAACAGATGGcacttttttactttttttctaattaaaaattataaaactAGATGTCACTATTTttaatgtaaacaaaattggaaaacagTAATTGAGATTTGAGACAAACAGTTGTCCGGATTATGTTAGGTTTCGAAGCCgatcaataaaacaaatacgaaaatgagaaagaaatgTTACATTGCTACATGTAGCAGTAATTGTAACAGAAACCAAACTAAATTGTTTTGTATTCCGCAAGAGctcaacgaaaacaaaaaagattggAAAACGTGTCAGAGTAACAAATTAAGAAGACAGACTTGGATTACGAATCTTGGAAGTGAAGAGATAATTTAACAACTATAACAACTAAAACTAACCTAAAATCCTGAAGGCGCCCAAGgggttttatttatttaaatgttCCGTATACGGCCATCCGTGAAAATGAAAGTTTCTTTGGCAGGCAaatcggtctatatccttttattttgtttggacggaagggatcctatggtgcctaccataccctgtttttttctattcttctcttcctctacctTTCTGTCAATTTTCCCACTtttaattttacctttttcgcgggttgcaaagaaaaagaaataggtatagcataaaggggtaggCACCATACTATCCCTTtcgtcaaaaagaaataaaaggataTATGTCGGTTCGCCGTGGCAATAGCCCAAGAACACAGTATTCATCCGTCATTGCATACAGATCCTTTTACCTTGGTCGCTATAAAAGAATACATTGAGTCTTTACCGACGGATTCGTTTCCACTAATTTATTTGAATGCAAGTAAATACACCACCTTTCTACTCAACACAAACTCCATCTGAGAATGGActatgattttttgtttta encodes:
- the LOC116922282 gene encoding uncharacterized protein LOC116922282, yielding MFPKRQATVRGSRRLPSTPRGRGRARGTPLLSRSSNSITLATSQEEDVAGPSGEEVVPNEEVVSSFRLPSTPQGRARGRPPLSRSSPNSITLDTSPEEDVAGPSLEENIASEEDDCDEESVDVEASLQQREPEPPPGSTPIPLTRQSTWPLWRTECFRNWSETENGKVHAICKLCNVFFMGSWKAFSNFSLHLSRVHMELFNKFLKSSNTSRQLPITAFARERNVSSSHQAKLDKYLTRAFVTGNIPLLFTRNEDFIKFLKLGIPGFVPPTDFTMRRRHVPNEYDCIKKVVEAKIGQCTAVTIILDIWSSKRMCGFIGFNLEAVTKTFEMFTAFLCIRHMTGRHTGEAILAEYEEVLKEWNIDPSLVVRVVTDNGWNMIKAFKVQFPKPSDPIPQSFDDSLESPLIEQADEMVQLELSDSTSGALTELLSIDPDDDEEWLGLNKDLDDSYLNVPRKTTSRTGPWQDEAGFGHSSSWQSTFQMSSKLRESCKAHDIQLVVEDGLKVLDQTAVSAVKRAGDIINSIRKSVTDTEVVFNAVKFRLVAKNATRWNSLLFSLQSLVKALDADPQIQSRLNATKDNKRKLSAVDIKILKEIILILIPFQEATDELQGDYETIGSVIPVYLDLSNKVSLTSFNVNGNFVLNPDCPLAGKISHCKGLVEALKASLHKRLSYVLNDTVYILGAILDPRFKTDWIASSPLNEEDVLDCVKSELVYRFRQMKDE